The Populus trichocarpa isolate Nisqually-1 chromosome 18, P.trichocarpa_v4.1, whole genome shotgun sequence genomic interval ATCTCCCTCTGTCATGTTTAGAACTGCCCTTGATACATCTGGTACCAGAGGAGAACCTTTAGGGAAGGCCTGAAAATCACAACACAAAGCAGCAAGCCAGTCTTTATCAGGGTTGACAAACTTTGCACTTACAATACATAAAGAGAAATGGAGAGGGGTGAATGAACTTACAAATCCGAAACCGGCTGTTTTAAATGTAGGATCAATCATGGCATATTTAGAGCAATACTTCGACAGAAAGAGCCTCGTATATGGTACTTCATCAAAAGCAGCAGCAATACCACCATTTACACTTCCTTTCGATAGAAGGTCATCACATTGTTCTGTGGAATTATACACAATGAGCTTGGACTTGTCGAAACCCAAGTTTAATAGGATTCCCAGAACAAAAGAACCCTCCTGGTAGCCTACATACTCCCCCTTCTTAATGAGCTCGTGTACATCAGTAACTGTAGGCCGCAGTTGCTGGACTGTAAGTAAACTAGTTAGACTGGCAGTGTAGCTTTGTGTGAGAATCAGCACAACAAAACACCATATGATTACCACTGCTCTAGACAAGTTGCTAACAACTGTCTCCCCTGCAATCattgttgaaaataataaagatgaagtcAATTTGGTGTTTGAGAcactaaaacaaatatgttaaacaaaagaagaaaaattcaaaagggaaagggaaagggaaaggaaaattACTTTGTGCAAAAACCATGGTTGAGAAAGAAAACCAGAAGCTAGTGCCCGCTTGATGCGAAGCAGGCCCTCTAAAATCTTCATTGATTCTGTGTTCAAGAACCCAGATCACAAATccaatgaaaataaagaaacaaacacTTGTCACCCAGAGATCCCATGTCAGAGGCCTCAAGAAAACCCATGCATTTTTGCTGTTGTTGTCCACAATAGGGACGATCATGGAGACACCACTTTCAGTGTAAGGCAAAGTAAAATCAACATACTGGGATCTGTTGAAAACAATAGTTGTATCTCCAACTACAGCATCAAAATTCTGTTGATAGCAAGCAAAAGAAACaagatatcaataaaaaatagatttgcatGCATGAATCTGTCTCAAATCTTGTTTCAGATATAAAACTGAATGTGATGAAGTACACGAAAAGGTTGGTGAAAGTTTTACCTTCAAGTACACTTGATATATCAGATCATCGTAAGTTCCAGCTGGCTCGCCGTCAGGCTTTGCAAAGGGGATGTACTCGTAAGGCAAAGCATAAGGCAATGCTTTGACAACAGAATCAAAAACATCTATGCTGTATCCAGTGACGGTTGAGGTGTTAGAACTAGGATCTCTTTTTACTTTCACAAACTCACTGAAACCATCCTTCACAGGCACTCCTATTCTCAACTTCTTTCCATTCGTTGGGATCTCCCAGCCCTTGGGAACAGAAGTTGTATCACCCGGCCATATGACAGTTGAAAGATCGGAGTTAGAACCTGAGTACGcagtcatattatttgttgagttCAATGTTTTGACAATCCCTTTGGTTGATGTCCAGAATCCTATCTCTCTTCCCCCATTGCCATTCACATTTATTATCTGGAAAGCTGATGACTGTAACTGTCCATTATCGAAAAGATAATCTCCCGTAAGACCTTTGAAAGTAATGTTTGATAAAGCTTGAACGAGGTTTGGACCATTTAAAGACACCCCAAGAGTTGCAAGATCTGTGGATGAATTGCTAGAAACGTTTGCCTTTTGGAAGCCTAAATTTGCAGTTCCAGCTTTCTCAACTGCCAAGGCCAAAGCTGTTACTGCATCATATGCCCATAAGccaaaaatattcaaatcaGCATCAACAATATCTGGATTATCTTGTTGGAATTTTCTTTTCCACCGAATTCGAAAAGTTTCGAGATCTTTTGTTCTTGGCACATAAGGTTTCACACCCAATGCACCTTGCATTGTATTAGTGACAGAAGCTTTTGGTGAACTAAAAAATTCAGCTGTTAGACCATCAGTCATGATCCAAACATAGCCTTCACTCACCATGCCAATCTCTTTTGCTTTGGCAAAAACCCGAGCGCCAAGAGATGGAAACATGTGCACAATGAAAACTCTAGTTTGCATTGTCATCAACTTGTAAAGCTCTGAAACAATTTGATCATCAGTGGCTGATGGAGAAATGACGCTCCTGTACGGTACACGAGCATCAACTGCTTGGAGAGCATCAGTTAAATAAGGTATCACTCCCTGTCCATACTCATTGTCAATGTAGATGGGTACTGCTTCTCTCCATCCAAAGGCTTGAACTAATGCACTTATAGCATTCACCTGAGTTGAGTCATTTTGGGTAGCTCGGAAGAAGAAGGGACTCCTGATGGAAGTGAGAGAAGGACTTGATgcagaaaatgataaaatgggCACCTGAGCTTTATCTCCAAGTTCAATAACAAAATTGGCTTGCATTGATGTAGTTGGGCCTATGATTGCTTGCACTTCAACATTTTTTATCAGGTCCAGGGCTGTACTTGTAAAAGGATTAAGAAAACAATTACTCGTATAgatcaattattttcaataatcaGTAAAGATCAATCAGAGAGACTTAATTATGACTTTATTGCACTTTATATTAAATTAGACTTCTGATATATCATTAATATAGTGGTTATGCGGAGAAAGCAAGGAATTAATGGATTATACTATGCATTTGAGGTTCTCCTGCCCGTCCTAAACAAAGATAAGACACAGCAATCTAAAAATCagcacacctttttttttttttttatagtaaacgagtgaattatatattaaaatcagcACACCTCATCTCCTTTCATTGATGTGATCTGCGATATCTAATGCAGCCCAGCTTGtataaaaattgaagttgaagGTTCTAAGCATATAAGTAAAGATATAACTCAAATAGACTATATAGATATTctaatagatatttttatagactattaaaataaatctaaattcaaAATAAGATTTAGTCATGTCAGACTAGGTTATTAGCTTAAAACTACGATAATGAGAGATTTGGTAATTAGATCAAGCTCAAATTTCTCAAGATAATAAGCAGTTTTTCTACATGaaactatttagttttttttttccagaccATTTGATCTCCCATAAGTAGGTTTAGAAATTGCTATTTAGactagttttgttatttttcctatgattttttggattatttatttattttgtttaa includes:
- the LOC18107187 gene encoding glutamate receptor 2.8 isoform X1, encoding MIMRKKYPSKPALSFFSLLFLRIFFFEMGMAKNSTSIIPMNVGVVLDFDNDLDGKIGLSCINMSLSDFYDTHGDYKTRLVLITRDSKNDVAGAAAAALDLIKNVEVQAIIGPTTSMQANFVIELGDKAQVPILSFSASSPSLTSIRSPFFFRATQNDSTQVNAISALVQAFGWREAVPIYIDNEYGQGVIPYLTDALQAVDARVPYRSVISPSATDDQIVSELYKLMTMQTRVFIVHMFPSLGARVFAKAKEIGMVSEGYVWIMTDGLTAEFFSSPKASVTNTMQGALGVKPYVPRTKDLETFRIRWKRKFQQDNPDIVDADLNIFGLWAYDAVTALALAVEKAGTANLGFQKANVSSNSSTDLATLGVSLNGPNLVQALSNITFKGLTGDYLFDNGQLQSSAFQIINVNGNGGREIGFWTSTKGIVKTLNSTNNMTAYSGSNSDLSTVIWPGDTTSVPKGWEIPTNGKKLRIGVPVKDGFSEFVKVKRDPSSNTSTVTGYSIDVFDSVVKALPYALPYEYIPFAKPDGEPAGTYDDLIYQVYLKNFDAVVGDTTIVFNRSQYVDFTLPYTESGVSMIVPIVDNNSKNAWVFLRPLTWDLWVTSVCFFIFIGFVIWVLEHRINEDFRGPASHQAGTSFWFSFSTMVFAQRETVVSNLSRAVVIIWCFVVLILTQSYTASLTSLLTVQQLRPTVTDVHELIKKGEYVGYQEGSFVLGILLNLGFDKSKLIVYNSTEQCDDLLSKGSVNGGIAAAFDEVPYTRLFLSKYCSKYAMIDPTFKTAGFGFAFPKGSPLVPDVSRAVLNMTEGDKMKEIENAWFGKQSNCPDSSNSVTSNSLSLKSFWGLFLIAGVASLLAIIIFMVMFVYKERKMFRPLNSRISVRSKVRNFFRIFIQRDLKSHTFRKSGLNDSKGTNLPSMGEPSPSAYSVQTISFPGDGDQSSTKSVGSSPDCQTSQEVVINIDQLTNPNQERLAAFEVEHDHN
- the LOC18107187 gene encoding glutamate receptor 2.2 isoform X10, producing MIMRKKYPSKPALSFFSLLFLRIFFFEMGMAKNSTSIIPMNVGVVLDFDNDLDGKIGLSCINMSLSDFYDTHGDYKTRLVLITRDSKNDVAGAAAAALDLIKNVEVQAIIGPTTSMQANFVIELGDKAQVPILSFSASSPSLTSIRSPFFFRATQNDSTQVNAISALVQAFGWREAVPIYIDNEYGQGVIPYLTDALQAVDARVPYRSVISPSATDDQIVSELYKLMTMQTRVFIVHMFPSLGARVFAKAKEIGMVSEGYVWIMTDGLTAEFFSSPKASVTNTMQGALGVKPYVPRTKDLETFRIRWKRKFQQDNPDIVDADLNIFGLWAYDAVTALALAVEKAGTANLGFQKANVSSNSSTDLATLGVSLNGPNLVQALSNITFKGLTGDYLFDNGQLQSSAFQIINVNGNGGREIGFWTSTKGIVKTLNSTNNMTAYSGSNSDLSTVIWPGDTTSVPKGWEIPTNGKKLRIGVPVKDGFSEFVKVKRDPSSNTSTVTGYSIDVFDSVVKALPYALPYEYIPFAKPDGEPAGTYDDLIYQVYLKNFDAVVGDTTIVFNRSQYVDFTLPYTESGVSMIVPIVDNNSKNAWVFLRPLTWDLWVTSVCFFIFIGFVIWVLEHRINEDFRGPASHQAGTSFWFSFSTMVFAQRETVVSNLSRAVVIIWCFVVLILTQSYTASLTSLLTVQQLRPTVTDVHELIKKGEYVGYQEGSFVLGILLNLGFDKSKLIVYNSTEQCDDLLSKGSVNGGIAAAFDEVPYTRLFLSKYCSKYAMIDPTFKTAGFGFTGLLLCVVIFRPSLKVLLWYQMYQGQF